In Colias croceus chromosome 8, ilColCroc2.1, the genomic window caatattattacattataaaggtacctacataaatataatttttaactattcataaaaataattacctgaTATTTTTGGCATGTTTTCTTAAGGGGATTGGTCCCATTGCAAATGCCTCCTCTACTACCTCAGCAAAATTTAATGCAGGCCTTTGGTTTCTTACACAGAGCTCATGAGAACATAGTACCAAAATATGCATACAATGTGTGCAAATTGCGCCCATAAATAAAGTACCAACTACAcctaaacaacaaaaaaatatttattttggaaacatcgaaatcaatttattttttatgatttttaaagtaggtaatcGATATTTCATACATACCAAGAAACAGTCCCGCATTTTTAAAAGCATCTGGCATTGCTAATATTCCTGTTCCGATGTTCCCTTTTAATAGGTGAATTAACGTATCGAAATTTGACGTTGGATGCTCTAAGTACCGCTCTGAGGCTGGATTATACTGagtgtttttctttttatcatCTTTATTTTGGCTAGTGGGACTCGTTACTAATTCTACGGCTTGATTTTCAGTGTTGTCAATTATAATACTTGGCGATGTGAGCAGGGGTTGTTTTTCATCGgtcatttttaatgatttttgatTACACACGAcgaaatcaaaataaaattacatggTAATCTAACGAGAAGCCATAACACGACAACGTCCTGTAACAAACTGATAAATGATAACTGAAACTGAAGtgattagttttttttttaataatttattcatatccATGGATACAAGTCCTTCAGTCGCAATCTTAAAGTAAACTGAAGTGATTAGTAATTGACAGTGCTGCCGCTatcaaaaatagaaaatttttacAAGAACGGATATGCGGTTAGGATGGGTTAGGAGAAAACCACCAGAAAACAGTGAGAGTGGTGAGAAAACACGAAAACATTCTgaatgtaagaaaaatgaaaatactcTTTTATTGCAGTTTATATCAGGAGTTTGACTTTTATACAGTGCTATGATAAAAACGATTTTTTAAGAGaacttatttacatattagttattgtgtaatgcctcctccacactactcgcgaagttgaacgaggttagacgaatagaataatgtagagaggcacttcggcttacttcgtccaactttacctcgcctcggccgacttccgtttgttgtcggtttttgcgcccgagtcaaagggcacgaagttacctgaagttcgttctgattatgaacgtatgcgctcctcgcgaagttgaacgagtgtgtagtgtagcaccgcggacttcagtcaacttcggccgagtacttcgccgaggaacttcgcgagtagtgtgttGGAGGCAtaagtttaaaaatgataaattaattttaacgtaaatattttttaaggtcGTCTCTGAACAGGTACaaagttataaatttttatagaatagaaaaaattcgatcacgaggcgggacgaattttttctattctttataaatttatatttataaagtatttgaataccataaaaccaaaaatataaaaggtaCAAAGTTACATAAAGgtagttttccaattacagagcaTAATAGAGCAATATTGCGACTCAGTGGCGCACAATGccggaaaaattaaaattctgtcACTGAGTTGAAATCGATTGCACGCGTTGAGTGCTCGATTGTGCGAATCGTTGCTGTAGTTGAAACATTCAACGTTGCATTATGCCGCATAATGAGCTCAAgtgctgtaattggaaaactataggtctaccagaatctgatggcatatttatatttaagaaataaaagattttcatgtggcaacttatttgacaactatcaaattgtttgtcaaattatttgtcttttttgcagttgatgaataatttttaggattttgtctaaaaaatcttcgaaaatgtcgaaaaagccgctgcgatcacaagcaagaggtcttgtttataatgtctatagaaaaacattcgatgaagaagggtcaaacacatcacaattttcaattttgaagattttattggtaaattggacttacccgttttgatactttaaattacaaaatattatatgtaggtacctataagtaatattgtttgttgattagaatttaattttatgaaaacttattacaggagtttccaatacggctattcgtcaagtccaagctgtccaagtcaattttataatgtgtgtatctgttaatacttacgaaaataaacatagttttattttatttttattttattttataaaaaattataagcagttttgatctacattatcattatatcgatattttcacatggcatactggtaatgaatatacaaatataggtatgtgtaaaatgtataacctaaaataatatgtataacctgtataaaagtaatatgtataattgtatattatacatgtaagtatgtacctacataatattaagtggataatatctcattattaagaacagttttgtccacttatgtaatgtgactaattatattgaaatcaaaataaaaaataagcagtatcaagatcgttcagtccattttccctagggttgcacactctaaattttgatttccctaattgccatcagattctggtttacctatactattaattattatttgtattacaaAGTGGTCATGGCTCATGTAATGGGTTTCCAAAAAAAATGGCAACTCCCGGAGAAAAAACTTCAGAATTCGACATTGTCAAAATGACAACGTCAAACTGATGTGACTTTTGACGGAGAATAATcttgtaaaattgtaaataggtatctaatatttatttttatttttgtttttatccgaccatataaaataataatttccttTCAATTAATCAAATTACCAATATCAATTCTTTAACAGATACCATTGAATAATACTATCATCCAGTAACTAGACAGATTCtttgtgtgcaataaaatTGTTCTATTTTCAAGGTTCTGTGCTAATTCTTGTTAGTACGTACCTATTAGGATGGGTAATGCGGGAAGTAACCATCCAAAGGAATGGAGTAAAGATCAACCACACAAACAAGCTGAAACAGGTCCATCATCTCCTGCTAAAGAAGGAGAGGCATTTACGTTTGACAAAAAAATAGATGACGATAGAGTTGGAAGGGAAGATGATAATAACATTGAAGATGGTGCACCATACTATACAAAAGCACTGCCTGAACATGACGTCGAGCAACCAGAAATTCGTGAGAGGTCAAATACTTTAACAGACAGCAGTAAAACTATTGAAGATGTAAAAGTATTGCCGACTGTATTTAAATGGGAGGGTGGTGGTAAACAGGTAAAGTATTTTcgctattgttttttatttatcagtatTTATGTACTGTTTGGAGGAAGGAATTAGTTGTTTTCaaccattatttttatcaaatgtaTTGATGAAagagattatttttatgtatgatcaatatgtatcatatttaattattttgctaCAGGTTTTCATCAGTGGCACATTTACTGATTGGAAAACCATACCTATGGTTAGATCTCATAGAGACTTTGTAACTATAATTGATTTACCAGAAGGTGAGCACCAGTATAAGTATTTTGTAGATGGAGAATGGAGACATGACCCATCAGTAGTAAGTAGGATTTATCAtaagcatttatttttttacaaatattaagaagaaataagaataattagAGAAAACATTTCAGTATGTGATGTTATTTACCGTggagtaataatattatgccttattatttttgtttgtatgaattaaaTGTCTGTATTAATCAAATGTTCAAAGTTTACTGCTATACCTTGTGTCCACAGAAGCTAGTTGATAATGGAATGGGATCTAAAAACAACTTAGTGACAGTGAAGATGTCTGATTTTGAGGTGTTCCAAGCTCTTGCAAAAGATAGTGAAGGTGTACATAGTAGTGCTCAGACTGAATATTCTCAGGTTGGTATGAAGCAGGCTCTCTACTTCTTTTAAAGTAtttgagtatattattatataccaaTTTAActtctatatatattatattaactacaAAGTTGTTTGAGTTGTGTacttaaaattacaaatcttttaataaatagtatgaaacttgctatatttattattaagttttttaatacagacttataattttataatttaataaattgacaGGAAATACCTCAATCTAAGCCTTGGGAAAAAGTATCTGGACCTCCTATATTACCTCCACATCTTTTGCAAGTCATACTCAATAAGGATACACCCCTTTcagtaagtaaaaaaaaaaattaaaatatatatatatatatatataaatatttatattaaaatatttcatttaatcaACTGCAAAAGAGGTAGCTCAATTTAACACAATACagtaaaatatcttaaaaaagaaagaccacacaaaaaaataaagaatgcAAAGAAATCAGAATATGTCTCAAAGGCATTGTGTAAAAATTATCAGAACCTTATTAAAAGGGGATTCCACAAGATACGACACTTTTAatagcttttaaataaaatagattcaTCAACATTGATTCACCCAGGCAAAACTTCTGAAGtaacaaacaatcaaaaacTACAGTTGAAAATATTGTGATGGTGATGATCATGAATTGAACACTtacatttttgtgttttatttcagtgtGAGCCAACACTGCTACCGGAGCCAAATCATGTGATGCTAAATCATTTATATGCTCTGTCTATCAAAGATGGAGTTATGGTGCTATCTGCTACACATAGATATAGGAAGAAGTATGTTACAACACTGCTGTACAAACCTATTTAAAGTCAAATATATATTGTACTTAGTTAAATAGTACATAGTTGTAAAATactgaataataattacttcaCAAAGGCTTTATGAATTGTGATTATAATGTATTAGATAATGTTTAAAGAGCTatggtaaaatattaatttgtttgcagaaataaaatttaattggaaattgttttttttttctattcataaattaattaaataccaaTAAACCTacgttttttgttatttggaTCCAAAAGTATAAACTAGATTACGATTATtatgaacaatatttttttactaggTGCAATATTTTCCATATGTCAATCAGTTTTTTTCAGGAGGAAAAGGGAGTAGGGACGCGGATAAAATGACAACATATTAAaaaggttataaataaaacgcaataataatgtttttgtcatattttaataatgtgcTTATATGTTGCTAGTTTATGTTATATATGATTGAGTCTGATGATTATTCATACAGATACTAGGTCCAAATCTTACTGTACTGTGATgtctgaataataataatttaaaataaagcacctattaatttttataaataataaaatttaatatataaatacaatacataaaCTAAGAGAGTAACTATGTACTACGTCCGTAgtaataatacctcaatggcgagtacttgtttttttatataaataaaatatatgtaaagtGCACAGCAcaatcataattaaaaaataacattaagtCCTTGaaagtatgaaatataaaattaaagctcCAATATAAATATGATCTTTAGGGATTGAGATCAATCATAAAACAAGTTTTTTCATTGTGATCTTTGTAGTTTAcaaatgtttacaaaattatttacaatttattgcaATTTATATCTTGCTCCATTCACTTTGAAATAAAGCCTCATAAAAtctttacaaataattatttttaataagagcTATTTCAGTACCTAACTAATATAACGGAAAATCTCATtctaaaatactttaaaataaattaaaaatatgccaATGGATTGGTGCTAAAGGaaccatttttaaatgtgctaatttattaacaataaaatatgtcaacatgTACAAAATCAACCCAAACAATACCAATAAAACCTAAGTATATAATACGTATGTATAATACAAATGCCAATACAACAcaggattttttttgtaaataatttaaaaagtaggtaacttaattaaattagtaAACATTTGAGTTTCAGTAGCTAGttgcttaaaatatattacatcaacaatttataattttatagcttGGATCTTGAAACTAAAAACCATATTAAAAAGTACTAGctaaccgcccgcggcttcgcccgcttcgtctaaaatctaataaattatatactaaatccttcttcttgaatcaatctatcaataaaaaaaaaccacatcaaaatccgttgcgtagatttaagcatacaaagggacatagggacaaagaaagcaactttgttttatacaaggTATTTAGTGATATACTCTAAAGggtaacataatattcacAATAGAGATTAGCTCAACATTTTATGGATTTCTGTTATAGGTAACCTTTATCtctgtttaatgtttatgaatatattttttttgtatagatgTTCTATACATGTCATGTAAAACAGCCAGTTTAGACCGTATCATGtgcttgaaaataaaattatacagatgtacattgtacacatCACACAATAGTCTGACcttgtataaaaatttcatgcaaGAGCACAAtttcataacttttttttgttaaaatgttgtttatatGTCATAGTTGGACATGCATTTagaggaaaataataataatatttacaagtttCGCAGTCTAGACCACCATGTTAATCAACTACAACATTTAAAAGTGGTTTCAAATCTCTTGTATCTTTTTCACTGCTATTGTTAATATTGACATTGTTAACAGGATTTCTAAAATACATGGCAACTGCGATCACAACTAAGCATATTGATACAATTGTATATCctgttattacaattttaaacaaaatgtaaCACACTATGGCGGTAATGATTAATTCTAATGCACTGgcatatgtttttaatatagagtttaaattttttaagaaGAAACTGGTTACAATACCTACAATTGCACTGTTCactgttattaatattacaaatatatcGCCTAAGGATTGTAAATCTTGAAACATTGTAGTTACTTCTCCCTTACATATGAGGATGAAAAAGTTGCATAGCAATGAATCAATgtacataaaaacattttgtagAAATATGTCTACATTTGATCCtttagttttcaataaatattcattgtaTGTCCCAGCAAGGCAAGAACAAaagttttgaaaattaattgacAAAAAGTACATGTTGAATATTTGAGACCATAGATCAGTATCACCTTTTGATTTGACTGAAGCTGCATCAAAGTTTTTAATCATACATCCTATTGTTAGAATTCCCAGTGATATCCATTGTACAAAAGCAAGTTTTTTCTGAAAGAGAAActgtaaaaaaagaaaatttttattaactgacaaccattttttataaagagcACCTttgaaagtaattttttttttagaatatattcaattaattgagaaaacagatttataaatcaatatacatataattattatttgtaactgAAAAAGATTAAATACCTGGAACAATATAGCTGTTAAGACCACTCTAAATTGTAGTAGTATATAGTATGACGTTGGATCATAATgtgataaatttataaatgctaaattattatagaaacaGTATAACAGTGAAGGTATAAAGTACAGGAGTAATAGATTATAATCTTTGACTATAGCTTTAAAAAGATGGGGTTTGTTTCTGaaagaaaaaatagaaaacattaaattacattaacttttgttactttattatactaaatattttaagagatGAATAAAAACTTACTCGCGTTTTAATGTGTACAGAGTAGCTGAAATGACCAATTTTAATAGTtctgataaaaatacaactaGTGTAGTGTTGTAATCATAAACACCATTTTCAGTTTTTGAAGCAGTAATAAAGACACCTAAAATAAGACAAAATTGTTAAGAATGACTACGAACTtgcttaaattttataacgaTAGATAGTGGGAAACTTACcctgaaaaacaaataaaattatgtataatgaaAAAACTATAAACGCCTCCTTGTTTGGAAACAACTTGTGCCAATCTTTCATCTTGAGATAATACTCTGTTCAATGAATACCTTGATGTGGCTATTGTATAAGTGAAAACCCAATTTTTCGTTACATTAAACCACGACAAACAGCAATTTAAACTTAAACGATACCTActagaaataatatctattttaagtgcacatttaatttaaaagatagagtttatttatatcttgATTGACAATAACTTAAATCGagtgaaatattattaaaaaaattgtatgttttgattttttacATCTATAAACTACACAAAAATCACCAACACAAATAATCACATATATAATTATCGTCTTCCACTTCTATCTGCTGTCAATCGACAACTGCTACTAAATACTAATGACACTTGACAGATTGACAGAGCACCCAGCCACCGAGCACCACTGAGCCTCTGAAACGAAACGATAATTCGAAGTAGGTATTCGTTATTTCTGAGCACTGAGCAATGCTCAGTGAGCATAGCATTGAGCACAGAGCAAGCTCAAAGCTGTCTACGACCTACTATTATTGCTCTGAGACGACCTACGTATTCTGTGGACTACGATAGCAAATAGATTGACATAGGTACGTATGCGTTAATCGTTATCCCGTGGTTTTCCTTTCCCTCATTTTGCTTACATTACATCCGAAAAACCGGTAGGCTACCAACCGGTAACATGAATATGCGAGTTTCAagcttagatcattaagtttCAAGGCACATAGCGAGCACAGTAGatattatctacactaatattataaagctgaagagtttgtttgtttgaacagaATTGAATTGAGGAATTACTGGtcccatttgaaaaaatatttcggtgttagatagcccatttatcgaggatggctataggctatatatcatcacgctaagaccaacaggagcggagcaatgcgagtgaaaccgcggggaacaacTAGTACTGGATATAATATGATAGTGCTCTGTTTTTACACATCGTTATTCGTCTCGCTATTCGCACTATTGTGTAAATACGTTCTACACCACGAATCACGATATTATGGTGAAAATAGCATACTGGTAGGTACAAGCAATCGCCAATTACCTCGGAAAAGTAATGGAAAGTGTGTTTATAACAGCacaatatagaaaaaaaaaatagtatgtgagcaatgacctattataattatagtagacgcggcatacgccaacaacATTGCACtcaaaaacagcgtaattaatacatacctacttactaacgcattatcaccaatagtTCTcactttcactctcacgcacgagacataatagatgtctcactcatgtacttcgtaataacaactgccgattaatttaaaaaaagaacgtccagccacgacgcgtcgtgacgctgaatggtgcgtgactaagtaaaactcgggcacttagctgagttttttcttgccaaaatagagagcgggtaacgtatctagcttttttatatatcatagtatGTGAGTCATCACTCATCATTGTTgtaggaataaataattaataaaatcttgGTGTTGA contains:
- the LOC123693818 gene encoding 5'-AMP-activated protein kinase subunit beta-1 isoform X1, with amino-acid sequence MGNAGSNHPKEWSKDQPHKQAETGPSSPAKEGEAFTFDKKIDDDRVGREDDNNIEDGAPYYTKALPEHDVEQPEIRERSNTLTDSSKTIEDVKVLPTVFKWEGGGKQVFISGTFTDWKTIPMVRSHRDFVTIIDLPEGEHQYKYFVDGEWRHDPSVKLVDNGMGSKNNLVTVKMSDFEVFQALAKDSEGVHSSAQTEYSQEIPQSKPWEKVSGPPILPPHLLQVILNKDTPLSCEPTLLPEPNHVMLNHLYALSIKDGVMVLSATHRYRKKYVTTLLYKPI
- the LOC123693818 gene encoding 5'-AMP-activated protein kinase subunit beta-1 isoform X2; the encoded protein is MGNAGSNHPKEWSKDQPHKQAETGPSSPAKEGEAFTFDKKIDDDRVGREDDNNIEDGAPYYTKALPEHDVEQPEIRERSNTLTDSSKTIEDVKVLPTVFKWEGGGKQVFISGTFTDWKTIPMVRSHRDFVTIIDLPEGEHQYKYFVDGEWRHDPSVLVDNGMGSKNNLVTVKMSDFEVFQALAKDSEGVHSSAQTEYSQEIPQSKPWEKVSGPPILPPHLLQVILNKDTPLSCEPTLLPEPNHVMLNHLYALSIKDGVMVLSATHRYRKKYVTTLLYKPI
- the LOC123693813 gene encoding UDP-galactose transporter senju encodes the protein MKDWHKLFPNKEAFIVFSLYIILFVFQGVFITASKTENGVYDYNTTLVVFLSELLKLVISATLYTLKRENKPHLFKAIVKDYNLLLLYFIPSLLYCFYNNLAFINLSHYDPTSYYILLQFRVVLTAILFQFLFQKKLAFVQWISLGILTIGCMIKNFDAASVKSKGDTDLWSQIFNMYFLSINFQNFCSCLAGTYNEYLLKTKGSNVDIFLQNVFMYIDSLLCNFFILICKGEVTTMFQDLQSLGDIFVILITVNSAIVGIVTSFFLKNLNSILKTYASALELIITAIVCYILFKIVITGYTIVSICLVVIAVAMYFRNPVNNVNINNSSEKDTRDLKPLLNVVVD